In the Glycine max cultivar Williams 82 chromosome 19, Glycine_max_v4.0, whole genome shotgun sequence genome, CATATGTTGCCAAAGAGGAGTTTCTAGTGGTAGACTCCCGTACTCGCAATATACCCAAGCAAGTAAGGCATTTATCGGTTGTTGAAAATGATTCACTAAGCCATGCTTTATTCCCCAAGTCCAGAAGTGTAAGAACTATATATTTTCCCATGTTCGGAGTGGGTCTTGACAGTGAAGCTCTTATGGATACATGGATAGCAAGATACAAATACTTAAGGGTTTTACATTTAAGTGATTCCTCTTTTGAGACTCTACCCAATTCAATTGCTAAATTGGAGCACTTGCGAGCTCTCAATCTTGCAAATAACTGCAAAATAAAAAGACTTCCTCATTCGATATGCAAACTCCAAAATTTGCAAGTTTTGTCACTGAGAGGATGCATGGAGCTTCAAACATTGCCTAAAGGATTAGGGATGTTAATGAGCCTTCGAAAATTTTATATAACCACAAAACAATCTATTCTGTCAGAGGATGAATTTGCAAGATTGAGAAATCTTCATACTCTGAGTTTTGAATATTGTgacaatttgaaatttttgttcaaAGTGGCACAAGTCAGTTCTCTTGAAGTTTTGATCGTTCAATCATGTGGGAGCCTAGAGTCGTTACCTCTTCATATTCTCCCTAAGCTGGAGTCTCTGTTTGTAAAACGGTGCGAGAGGCTAAATTTGTCGTTCAACAGTGAAAGTCCTATCCAAAAATTGAGGATGAAATTGCTGCATCTTGAGCATTTTCCAAGGCAACAGATATTGCCTCAATGGATTGAAGGAGCCACAAACACTTTACAGACAttgtttattgtaaattttcatAGTCTTGAGATGCTTCCTGAGTGGCTGACAACAATGACTCATGTTAAGATGCTCCATATTGTTAACTGTCCTCGGCTGTTGTATTTCCCAAGTGACATGAATCGCCTCAGTGCCCTAGAAGATTTGGACATAGATGGTTGTCCTGAATTGTGTCGAAAATGTCAGCCACTATCTGGTGAGTACTGGTCCTCCATTGCTCACATAAAACGCGTTtcttttggtgaaaaaaaagaagggaaacTGCTTTTTCAAACTCAAACATGGATCCGGTTGGGGTTGCGCGATTAGTAACATTGAAATGTTGCACAGGCATGGAgattgcaatttaaaaccttatcAATTATGAAGTGCCGACCCTGaagtttgaaatattattttgtggCTAATATTAAAACATATGTTGAATCCCTGGTTCAAGTCTTGTTGATGATTGGCGTGAGAGCAGTGGCTGTTTTTTTTTGGTAGGGTAAACTTAATACCTGATTGAATCCCTGGTTCAAGTCTCCTTTGGTAGGGTAAACTTAATATACAAGTCTTGAAGAGCTTGGAAGGCCTAGGATTCTTGTCATTTTTAATTGCTCAGGATTGTTTAGAGACCTTTTCATCAATCAGGTATTACTTGtcgctgtttttttttttttttttttgtcaatggcAGCTAAGACCAATTTAGTAGTCCTTGTCTTCCATCATTGATTGAAATATTGCCATTATTGTTTAGAATTGCAACTTGCAGTtgtcatattttaatattgttaacaAAAGAATCATGGCATAGGAAATACTTCTGAGTTCCAGCCTTCTTCActtctaaataattaatatccttCATTGAAAGCATAACGATAGCTGCATCAGAAACTCTGATAATGATTAAGTATTCGAGTTTACAGTTTTGCATAATAGCTatcttacattttattttattaggctGTTGGTTGCTAATTGCTTTGATTGCTCATTAGTTTTCATTACTCAGATGAATCTTCTAGATAGAGCAGTGAGGATGGTTGACGAATTAGATGAACCAGCAGAGCAAAAGAAAGCATGCATTAGAACAAGCTCAAGCCCTTGGAATTAAAGTTCAAGAGGCAGAAACAAGGGTTTTCTCCAACACCTCCGATCCTACTCCTCAAACATTAACCTGGCTTTGGAGAATTCTGCatggaatgatgagaatcagcTCCAGGACACATATCTTAACAGAAAGTCTTTTGGATTTTGATTATCATGCCCCTGGTGCTGGCATGACTGAGAAAAGTAAAGTCTTTGAGATGGCACAGTGGATGTCACATTCCAAAACCCTGATTCATCTGAAATTTCCCTCACCGATGTCAGCCATTATTTAGACTCAGACCCGTCTAATCTGGTTCAAAATCCAAGGAAAGATGGGAAGAAGCATAGTCCATACATTGCTGATACAACCACAGCCAATGCTCAGGTATAAATTGTGGCAGTGAGTATCCTATTTTCAAGTTTGGTCTGATATTTTTCCTTACTTGAAAAGAGCCTCCAATCACATTGACTTTGTATGATAGATAATGGATTTCTTTTGACCTTcttgaaaaatatttctttaaggtATGTACACTTGCTCAGACAGTTAGATTTGATGCAAGAACCATGCTGTTGAACCGAAAGTGGTATGAAGAGGCATGTTGTCTAGTGGATATGAGGGTGCTCACGAGATTAAGAAGAGAACAAATACAGTGGAGGTGTAGTGCAACTTTAGGCCAAGTTGACAAGTGGGTGTATGAAGAAGCCAACACAAATTTCATTCATGATATGCAAATGTTGAACAAGCCCATTAACACAAATCCAAACTTTTTCAGGAAGCTAGTGTAGACACTATTGGAAACCAATGGACGTGTGGTTATTGGGAAATTTCTGAAGAGAATATTGAGAGGCTCAGGAATTTGTATTCAGAAGTGGAAGTCAAAATTGAAAAGAGCATCCTTCTAATTAAAGtgattttgttttccttttcacATTCTTTGAGATGAAGTCTGCTTTGTGCAGTTCCCATCTGCTACCCCTGCTAACAAATATAGGTTTCAGTTCAAATTTGATTGCTTAGATTATTTTCTTGCATGAAAAGAATTTGATAATATTCAGCATAATTACATGATATTTACAACTGAACTGTGAAGCCTTGAGGAAGTCTTTAGGTACGTGTCTATCTCTTTTTTCTTGTCCGTTAGAATGTTGATTCTACTCTATCACTACTCCTAAGAAAACAACTAAAAGAGCTAAAAGACATAAacataaattcatttttcttcattGATATCTCAGTAGTAAACAAACCTTACATCATATAATAACTCTAATGGATGCCAATCATACACTTATCATCATCTaatattttaggaaaaacaaaataaaactaatataaaAGGATAATATCAAATGTTGTCTAAGGTTAAAAATCACTTATTTGAACCTAGAGACCCATCCTCTCATTGCCACATCAAATATCTATTACATCTATCACATTCCtctattatttctttctctttttagttatatattagCATATGAGGTCTCCATTTAACATTGTCCAATGTTTCTAGACAAGACTAgatcacatatatataattgagtaCTTCATGAACCATTGGTTCACTCATGAATTTCCCTAGTGTATGTAAGCCTTAAAGTAAAAATTGACcgacttaaaaaaaagaagtaaaaattgACTTGTCATTATATGGGACATGCATTATCTAGCGGAGGTACAATCACCATAACCACAAACTGCTATCCCAACTCGCTTTCTGCCATGTCCTACACAACATCTAATGGTTGACTTTGTTATATGAACACATTTATGAAGTACGATTACTCCTGCTTTCGGTGTTTGGGTTTTGAACTGTGGGACACGCATCCAATATACATAACTCTTAAAAAATTTGCATAATACGGGTTTTAACGTAgatacttaattaaaaaatatatttttatcagttCAGAAATAATTGATTCTACTACTTTATACGATTGGACATTTCAAGGATATcggtattataatttttaattattaaaaaatagctttaaatataatacaaaatatcTCGATTCTCAATTTAAATCGATTGacatattattcatatttaattttatttgattttctccCTCACATAAACATAAATGAATTATTGCCGTGTGAAGGTTTATAAACGTTGGATGTTGGAATAGTGGTATTCATGCAGCGTCGGTGAACAGTGACTTTCTGATTCGAGACCATCCTATATGAACCGGAAGGCGCATGCAGTCACCACAACCTCAAACTTATATCCCAACTCTGATTTAGCTCTTTCCTGAAGAGCATGGCCgaatattttctctttgatatTGCTGAATCACTGTTAGGGAAGCTTGCATCTTACGTTTATGATGAAGCTTCTCGAGCATATGATCTGTGTGAGGATGTGCAAGGCATCAAAGACACTTTGTCAATTGTGAAAGGTGTGCTGTTGGATGCTGAGGAGAAGAAGGAGCAGAAGCATGGGTTGCGTGAATGGCTCAGGCAGATTCAAAACGTATGCCTAGATGCTGAAGATGTTTTGGATGGATTTGAGTGCCACAATCTAACATcccatttttaatgaaataaattaaaaaaaattttatttaaaataaatagaattttaaaaaaataataaattttttatatgtaaataaataattttattaactaaaataataattttagataaataatatatatatatatatattttttttaaaaaaatatattttatttattcatttgatagaaactaaaataaattttttattatataaaataatataataaaaaaataggataaataaTAGTCGAGAGTATCTTATATGTAATAAGAGACGTATGATCTCTCTTTCACCTCGtctctgtaatttttttttttttcaaaattttttttttttttgcatatacttaagcttgttttaaaaataatgattttagatttattaattattggatCATTGTTAAATTTGAACACAAGGTTAAAATCTTAATTCAGCACACACCCATCATTGGGATTTTTAATTTACATTAGAAAATGTGATCTCgaagtttaattaattattttagaggctttaaaagttatgaaaaattatgaaagcttaataggttatatatatataaaaatttacatcaTATCGATggaaaattcatatttaattttattctgcTTCTGCCTCAGCTCCATCTATTACTCTTGCTCAACAAGAAAATATTAGCAGCTTAGATATTGAGCAGTTACAAAGTCATCTTGGACACAAGCTTTCTGGTCAGAAATATTTACTAGTATTGGATGATATATGGGGTGATGATCGTGCAAAATGGATAGTGTTGAAAGATTTAATAAAAGTCGGAAGTCGGTGAAGGGGGAAGCAATGTTTTAGTGACAACACGAAGTAAGTAACTCAACTGCTTCGATGCTGGACACTGTTCCCTCATATGTTTTAGAAAGTCTTTCTCTGGAGCATTATTTATCTCTATTTGTAAAATGGGAATTTAAGGaaggtgaagaaaaaaaatccaaatctaGTGGATATCGGAAAAGAAATTGTGGAAAAATGCCGAGGGCTTCCGTTAGCTGTGCGAACTTTAGGAAGTTccctatatttaaattttgatttagaAAGATGGGAATTTGTAAGGGATCATGAGATATGGaacttaaaacaaaagaaagatgaCATTTTACCTGCCCTTAAGTTGAGCTATTGTTAGGGAAGTGATAAGGACAGTAGAAGACATACTCAAGGAGAAAGAACCAAAGGTGCAACCAGGGCTGCAAATAGAGAAGCCCAAGAGAAAGGTCATGAAACCAGCATACCTCGAGGAAATTGGCATCATGCATCATGCATACATGCACCCTACGTAGGAAAAGCGCAAATCATAAGATAGCATTGTGTCTTCTAGAAGATGCGTAGGTAGTGGGGATAAAGGCATATTTGCTGTTAGGATATTTGCTTTTAGGATATTTCTGATTACGTTTCCGTTTTTGCTTGTCGGGACTTGTCTCCTTTATAGCAGCTATATATATGTAAGAAATGACGCTTCGAAGGATATCAGAAAAATATAGCAGAAAAGTTCTCTCttagttctctctctctcactctctggAGGCTTGTCTTGGTCCTCGAATTCCAAGACGTAACAGCTATGATCAAATGCCATCTTATTTGAGGCTCTGTTTTGCttacttttcccttttttatccTAAAGATTTTGGCCTTTCTGGTTCTTATTTTGTTAGTCTTTGGGGATCACTTGGATTACTTCGATCTCCCTCTGGAAGTCATAAGCTAGGGAATATATAGCAGAGTTACATTCAAGATCATTTCTGGAGGATTTTGTGGACTTTGGCCACTTTTACTATTTCAAAGTACATGATTTGGTGCATGATCTTTCCGTGTATGTTGCAAGAGAGGAGCTTCCTAGTGGTAAACTCCCATACTTGCAATATACCTGAGCATGTAAGGCATTTATCTGTTGTTGAGAATGATTCACTTAGCCATGCTTTGTTCCCCAAGTCCAGAAATGTGAGAACTATATTATTTCCGATTGTGGGAATGGGTGTTGGCAGTGAAGCTCTTTTGGATACATTGAAAACAAGTTACAAAAACTTACGGGTTTTAGATTTAAGTGATTCGTCATTTGAGAGTCTACCTAATTCAATTGCAAAACTGGAACATCTGCGAGCTCTCACTGTTGCCAATAACTGCAAAATAAAGAGACTTCCTCATTCTATATGCAAACTCCAAAATTTGGAAATTTTGTCACTCAGAGGATGCAAGGAGCTTGAAACATTGCCCAGAGGATTTGGGATGTTAATCAGCCTTCGAAAATTCTACATAACCACAAAACAATCTATTTTCAAGATTACGCAATCTTGAAACTTTGACTTTTGAATATGGTGACAATTTGATGTTTTTCAAATGCAGACATGGATCCGGTTGAGATTGCGTAATAACACAAAAATGTTGTGCAGGCATGGAGACTGCAATGTAAAACATTATCATGTATGAAATCGTTGACcctgaaatttcaaatattatgtggtggctaaaattaaaatatatggtgAATCCCTGGCTCAATTCTTGTGGATAATTGGTGTGAGTCCAGTGGCTTATACCTTCGTTAGGGTAAACTGGGTGGAACAATGTAAGTGTTGAAGAACTTGGAAATCCCAGGATTGATGTCGTATTGCCGTTGTTAAATGCTCAGAGACCTTTTCATCGATAAGGTATTACTGCTAGGACCAATTTCGTAGACATCGTGTTCCGTCATTGATTTGAATATTGCTATTACGGTTTAGGATGGCAACTTGCGTAACATCTTTTTTTTCccctcaaataaattaaaaaaattatttaaaaataattagagttttaaaaaataatgaattttttctaattaaataattaagaagaaatatttttattaaataaaataataattttaaggtaaataaaataaatatatgttcttagaaaaaaatattttatttattcatttgataggaagtcaaataaatttttttatataaaataaaaaaaagtaaataatagtcTAATAGTACCCTAATTATAAATAGTCAGTTCTTATATTTACGAtagttctctttttcttttaaatttgtttttcctATTCTCTCACCcaaaatcttatcttttttaacGCATACACTAAAACTTGTTTCAATAAAACTATGATTTCAgacttgttaaccgttggattgtcataAAATTTGAATACGATGTTCGAAACTTATTTTCTCACAcctcaccgttgggatttgtgaacTAATATCTGTGAATACCTAAATATGTCTCTCGCATGAAACTTTCTTTTTCCTGCAAATACCTAAATATgtcccagtaaaactatgatcatAAACTTGTTAACAGTTGGATCTTTGTAAAATTTGAACACCAGATTAGGAGCTTGTTTTCACAGATTTGCATCGTTGGAATCTGTGAAATAATGTTTGTGGTGAGAAAAATATCCCTCGCACGGAGACAATGAAATGGAGGCTCTAATCCCTTCTCCTTGTCTCTTTGAAAATCCTAACAGAGCAAccagaaaaaaaagtttgaggaatcttaggaaaccgttagagatgttgctatcgctttagaactacacacgtgagcccacttagaggtaagaTATGATTTTATCACAATTGAAGTCaagatgaacatgtgtagggatccttagaggatcaaattgggatttattttgggatgtttattgtattataattCTTCCTGTACGACTACAATTATGAAATTGTTGTCTTTGACGAACCAATTGATGCCCTAatgcaaattggttgataaaattgagtgctcttggtgttttcatgtttttgacatatgattttgatatgattatgtgaaattgtttgaggggtttaatcatatgaacacaacatattaatattattattgtgtgacatGTATATAATGCATGAGGCGTGATAACGTGTTGTCTTGGGATTGTGGAAGTGTGATGAACTAtgtgtaagtgacaagttgagtatgtgttaaattgtgagatcacacatgtgtattgagatgttgtgaaCATTGAGTTGTGGGTTATGAATcgtacaatcacacaactgtaagatcCTTTAAGGACGACGGGTTAATGTGAGACAAGTATTGTGATGAAATCCActatgggaacccgacgagtttaacTACTTTGAGGctcgacgagttaaaattattttgagaacggTTGATGAGTCGTGTGTTTTATACAATTCATAGATaaagtctgtgtgctaaaataattttttgagttggacttgaatcaggagggagagccCCTAACGAATTCTTCGAGTGTagaccttgggggtaaatacacttggTTTGAATGCTCCTTGAagtctatgttgatcccatatgattgGAACGTTCTCACAAAACAAAGTCATTCTGACTGGTCTtcttatgattttacctagtgagagtgacttgacttacgagtgtgtggtctgtcttgtcatgtatTCCTGGGCACCTAATGAGGTTTTTCCCTGCTAgggtatcacattgcatataggattgagtgttagtatatttgttgtataacacttgtgtattgattgatattgattggttgagtgatattgtgtcctgatccttgagtacgtgaatgatgtgaaaatgtgtgACACATGTAGTGTTGAGATTTGATGTTACGTGATAAGTGATGGAATGACACGGATTGTGTtaaagtaagttgtattttatttatatgatatgtatatctatgttgtcttgtttctctctattagttagaaatgtgataactcactttatctatgttatttgtgtttggatcctgtgatgatctgaactttgtgttcgtgagagcagatgattaggtggatgactatggaAAATCTCATGCTAGAAGATGTTGGAatacaatgctctgataggatgtgacgtTGGAACATGAGGTTctgtattaattgcatgaagttctagacatgtaatttttattattttgtttcacaTGTTGAGTCTTTAGTTTATTCTTTGGAGTTTTGGACAACCTTGTTTTAAGTCggagatatttttaatatattttagttggTAATAGTAAAGTGAATGTGACTCTTTTACCTATGTGAATTTGTTTaagtgatttgaataaaattgatttaattaaattgtgaatttttatgtttttctattttaatattgttaccaAAAGAGTCATGGCATAGGAAATACTGAGTTCCGACCTTTTTCTTCGCATCTCAATAATTAATATCCTTAATTGAAACCATAACGATTGCTACATAAGAAACCCTGATAATGATTGAGTTAACAGCTTTGCATAAGAGCTATCTTACAACTTATTTTATTAGGTTGTTGGTTGCAAATTGCTTTGGTTGcttattagtttatttattcAATACTCAGATGAATCTTCTGGATAGAGCAGTGAAGATGGTTTCTGAATTAGATGAACCAGCACTCCAGCAGAGCAAAACTATGTAAGAAAGCATGCTTTAGAACAAGCTCCGGCCCATGGAATTGAAGTTCAAGAGGCAGCAAAAAGGGTCTTCTCCAACTTCTCTAGATCCTACTCCTCCAAATAAACCTGGCTGTGGATAATTTTTCATGGAATGTTGAGAATCAGCTCCAGTGCATGTATCTTAGCCGAAAGACTTTTGCTTTTGATTGTGATGCCCCTGGTGCATACATAACTGAGAAAAGAAAAGTCTTTGAGATGGCTCTATGCACAGAGCATGCCACATTCCAAAACCTTGATTCATGTGAAATTTCCCTCACTGATGTTAGTCATTACATAGACTCAGACCCAACTAATCTAGTTCAAAATCTAAAGGAAGATGGGAAGAAGCGTAATCCATacattgtttatataaatatacaatacAACCACAACTCATGCTCAGGTATAAATTGTTGCAGCGACTCTACTATTTTCAGCCTTGTTTTGATAGTTCTCCAAACTAGAAAAGATCCTCCAATCACATTGACCTTGTATTATAGATATTGAAATATTTCTTTCATGTGGGTACACTTATTGAGACAATGATCAGTCGTCAACGAAACTGAACTGGTAAATACTCTGTACCGATGTCTTGGTGACATAAAAAACACTTGCTGAGACAGTTAGACTTGAAGCAGGAATGAAGCTGTTGAACCCACCAAAGTGGTATCAAGGGATGTTTTCTAGTGGTTATGAGGGTGTTTGAGATCAACAAGAGACTCACCAATATAGTGGGGTGGAGTGCAACTTTAGGCCAAGTTCACAATTGGGAGTAAGAAGCTAACACAACTTTCATTCAAGATAAACAAATGCTGAACAAGCTCATTAACTCTAATCCAAACTCCTTCTAAAAGCTGGTGCAGACATTCTTGGAAGCCAATGGATGTGGTTACTGGGAAACTTCAGAATATTGAGAGGCTCAGGAAGTTGTACTAAGAAGTGGTAGACAATATTGAAGGCTTTGTTCTTTGATGTTCATAGCTAATTAGCTATTACTTAGAAGAAGATACAATAGAGAAGAGAAGAGCATCCTtctaatgtgattttttttttccttttctctttttttgagATCAAATATCCTTTGAGCAGTTTTGAATTTCAACCCCTGAGAACTAATAAAGGTTTTAGTTCAACATGGATTGCTTAGATTATTTTCTTACATGAGTActcataagagaaaaaaaaaatgaaaaggtaaaatatattgaaattctCCATAAACTACAATCAACTTATGTATCTTACCTTTTATATAAGCtacctgaaaaaaaaagttctataAAAGTAAAgtgtataaattgattttatcttaTGTGAGAGTGCAATTCATattatcttttacatttttctcCTATAAGAgcttaaattttgagaaatttattCAAACTGAGGCAATATCTCTACTAAATTTCAATGGAAATAAGTGTAAAAGAATTTTACACAAACAGTGCATGCATacactatttttatattttttttagagatttaattacaattttgagaaaaaaagagaaatttaacTGGCATATTAAAATTGCTACTTACCTTCTATACGCCAATAAATTTATTGGAGCATGGACCATATGGTGTGCTTATCCACCTAGAAGTCGCTCATCTATTTGTTGACTTTGTTATATCAAACATTTATGAGTTACGGTTAAAAAGTTTGCATAATGTGTTTTAACTagatattcaataaaatttatttctgtCAGTTCAGAAATTGAGTCATACTTTATACGATTGGAGATTTGAAGGATAtcaaagttataatttttaattattaaaaaaattttaaatataaaaataaaaaatctaaaaatatctatcaatttttttttaggctTGTatgaaaaatgtaaataataagtggttaaactttcatttttctaaaagaaaaaagtgaatatatatatatatatatatatatatatatatatatatatatatatatatatattttaaagttataaattatttttttgggatTTCTTTATAAGGgaacaaaatatttacattgCAAAATGTCATTACCTACATTTCCTTATAAACTTGTTGTTGTTGACatgttattcatattttattttttaaattttattttatagtaaatgtaaaaaaaataacttttatccaatcataaattatagttaatatgaattttactaagacaattattgtaaaattaataaattatcataatattgtcggtacataatttttttctgttGTATAAAACATACGCAAAGACTGATTTCAACTAAACTTCACTttatatttttccaattttgtattaataattgttttaaaaaaatggataacACTACAGGTCAGCTATTTATACTTATTGCGCGCATTTAGAGTTCGTACCATATAACAGTTCTCTTACTTTGATTTTCTCCCTCAAGTACACATAAAATGTAGGTGCGAGGTGTCAGTTTACACACTATTCTAACTCCGATTCTGCTCTTTTCTGAAGAAAATGGCTGAATCATTTGTGTTCCATATTGCTGAATCACTGTTGCAGAAGCTTGCTTCTTATGTTTCTGAAGAAGCTTCTCGAGCCTATGATGTGTACGAGGATCTTCAAGTGATTAAAGGCACCTTGTCAATTGTGAAAGGTGTGCTGTTGGATGCAGAAGAGAAGAAGGAGCAGAAGCACGGGTTGCGCGAATGGCTCATGCAGATTCAAAACGTCTGCTTTGATGCTGAAGACGTATTGGATGGATTTGAGTGCCAAAACTTGAGAAAGCAAGTTGTCAAAGCATCAGGCAGCACAAGGATGAAGGTAGGCCACTTCTTTTCTTCGTCCAATTCTCTTGTTTTCCGTCTTAGCATGGCTCgtcaaatcaaacatgttaGGTGTAGATTGGATAAGATAGCAGCTGATGGGAACAAGTTTGGTCTAGAGAGGATTTCTGTTGACCACAGACTTGTGCAAAGAAGAGAAATGACTTATTCACATATTGATGC is a window encoding:
- the LOC121172709 gene encoding disease resistance protein RPP13-like, translated to MAEYFLFDIAESLLGKLASYVYDEASRAYDLCEDVQGIKDTLSIVKGVLLDAEEKKEQKHGLREWLRQIQNVCLDAEDVLDGFECHNLTSHF